In the genome of Streptomyces sp. V2I9, one region contains:
- a CDS encoding dihydroorotase, with protein MSKIIIRGARILGGEPQDVLIDGGTIAEVGPGLDAEGATVVEAEGQILLPGLVDLHTHLREPGREDSETVLTGTRAAAIGGFTAVHAMANTFPVADTAGVVEQVWRLGKESGYCDVQPIGAVTVGLEGKQLAELGAMHDSAAGVKVFSDDGKCVDDAVIMRRALEYVKAFDGVVAQHAQEPRLTEGAQMNEGVVSAELGLGGWPAVAEESIIARDVLLAAHVGSRVHICHLSTAGSVEIVRWAKSKGWNVTAEVTPHHLLLTDELVRTYNPVYKVNPPLRTEADVLALREALADGTIDCVATDHAPHPHEDKDCEWAAAAMGMVGLETALSVVQQTMVDTGLIDWAGVADRMSFRPAAIGRLEGHGRPVSAGEPANLTLVDPAYRGAVDPAGFASRSRNTPYEGRELPGRVTHTFLRGRATVVDGKLA; from the coding sequence ATGAGCAAGATCATCATTCGCGGTGCGCGCATCCTCGGCGGCGAACCGCAGGACGTCCTGATCGACGGCGGGACCATCGCCGAGGTCGGCCCCGGCCTCGACGCCGAGGGCGCCACCGTCGTCGAGGCCGAGGGGCAGATCCTGCTGCCCGGCCTGGTCGACCTCCACACCCACCTGCGCGAGCCCGGCCGCGAGGACTCCGAGACCGTCCTCACCGGCACCAGGGCGGCCGCGATCGGCGGATTCACCGCCGTCCACGCCATGGCCAACACCTTCCCCGTCGCCGACACCGCCGGCGTCGTCGAGCAGGTATGGCGGCTCGGCAAGGAGTCCGGCTACTGCGACGTCCAGCCCATCGGCGCGGTCACCGTCGGCCTGGAGGGCAAGCAGCTCGCCGAACTGGGCGCGATGCACGACTCGGCCGCCGGGGTGAAGGTCTTCTCCGACGACGGCAAGTGCGTCGACGACGCGGTGATCATGCGCCGCGCCCTGGAGTACGTGAAGGCCTTCGACGGCGTCGTCGCCCAGCACGCCCAGGAGCCCCGCCTCACCGAGGGCGCCCAGATGAACGAGGGCGTCGTCTCCGCCGAACTCGGCCTCGGCGGCTGGCCCGCCGTGGCCGAGGAGTCGATCATCGCCCGCGACGTCCTCCTCGCCGCCCACGTCGGCTCCCGCGTCCACATCTGCCACCTCTCCACCGCCGGCTCCGTGGAGATCGTCCGCTGGGCCAAGTCCAAGGGCTGGAACGTCACCGCCGAGGTCACCCCGCACCACCTCCTCCTCACCGACGAGCTGGTCCGCACCTACAACCCGGTCTACAAGGTGAACCCGCCGCTGCGCACCGAGGCCGACGTCCTGGCCCTGCGCGAGGCCCTGGCCGACGGCACGATCGACTGTGTCGCCACCGACCACGCCCCGCACCCGCACGAGGACAAGGACTGCGAGTGGGCCGCCGCCGCCATGGGCATGGTGGGCCTGGAGACCGCGCTCTCGGTCGTCCAGCAGACGATGGTGGACACCGGCCTGATCGACTGGGCGGGCGTCGCCGACCGCATGTCCTTCCGCCCCGCCGCCATCGGCCGGCTGGAGGGACACGGCCGGCCCGTCTCGGCGGGTGAGCCCGCCAACCTCACTCTGGTCGATCCGGCATACCGTGGAGCCGTGGACCCCGCGGGCTTCGCGTCCCGCAGCCGCAACACCCCTTACGAGGGCCGTGAGCTGCCGGGCCGCGTCACCCACACCTTCCTGCGGGGCCGTGCCACGGTCGTCGACGGGAAGCTCGCGTGA
- a CDS encoding aspartate carbamoyltransferase catalytic subunit, translating to MKRHLISAADLTRDDAVLILDTAEEMARVADRPIKKLPTLRGRTVVNLFFEDSTRTRISFEAAAKRLSADVINFSAKGSSVSKGESLKDTALTLEAMGADAVVIRHGASGAPYRLATSGWIDGAVVNAGDGTHEHPTQALLDAFTMRRRLVGADAGLGRDLDGRRITIVGDILHSRVARSNVHLLTTLGAHVTLVAPPTLVPVGVEQWPCDVSYSLDDVLATSDAVMMLRVQRERMNAAYFPTEREYSRRYGLDGERMAKMPEHAIVMHPGPMVRGMEITAEVADSDRCTVVEQVANGVSIRMAVLYLLLGGSDTALSAAPARTEENK from the coding sequence ATGAAGCGTCACCTCATCTCGGCCGCCGACCTCACCCGCGACGACGCCGTCCTGATCCTCGACACCGCCGAGGAGATGGCCCGGGTCGCGGACCGGCCGATCAAGAAGCTCCCCACCCTGCGCGGCCGCACCGTCGTCAACCTCTTCTTCGAGGACTCGACCCGCACCCGCATCTCCTTCGAGGCGGCCGCCAAGCGGCTCTCCGCCGACGTCATCAACTTCTCCGCCAAGGGCTCCTCGGTCTCCAAGGGCGAGTCCCTGAAGGACACCGCGCTGACCCTGGAGGCGATGGGCGCCGACGCCGTCGTCATCCGGCACGGCGCCTCCGGCGCCCCCTACCGGCTCGCCACCTCCGGCTGGATCGACGGGGCCGTGGTCAACGCCGGCGACGGCACCCACGAGCACCCCACCCAGGCCCTGCTGGACGCCTTCACCATGCGCCGCCGGCTCGTCGGCGCGGACGCCGGGCTCGGCCGCGACCTCGACGGCCGCCGCATCACGATCGTCGGCGACATCCTGCACAGCCGCGTCGCCCGCTCCAACGTCCACCTGCTGACCACGCTCGGCGCGCACGTCACCCTGGTGGCCCCGCCCACCCTGGTGCCCGTGGGCGTCGAGCAGTGGCCCTGCGACGTCAGCTACAGCCTCGACGACGTGCTGGCGACGTCCGACGCGGTGATGATGCTGCGTGTGCAGCGCGAGAGGATGAACGCCGCCTACTTCCCGACCGAGCGCGAATATTCCCGCCGCTACGGCCTGGACGGCGAGCGGATGGCGAAGATGCCCGAACACGCCATCGTCATGCACCCCGGCCCGATGGTCCGAGGCATGGAGATCACCGCCGAGGTGGCCGACTCCGACCGCTGCACGGTCGTCGAGCAGGTCGCCAACGGCGTCTCCATCCGGATGGCCGTGCTCTACCTGCTGCTCGGCGGCTCCGACACCGCTCTGTCCGCCGCCCCCGCCCGTACCGAGGAGAACAAGTAA
- a CDS encoding quinone-dependent dihydroorotate dehydrogenase, with amino-acid sequence MYKLFFRLIFQRMDPEQAHYAAFRWIRLAARIPVLRTYVAAALAPRYEELRTEALGLRMHGPFGLAAGFDKNAVAIDGMAMLGFDHIEIGTVTGEPQPGNPAKRLFRLVADRALINRMGFNNEGSAAVAARLAARNPVFRTTVGVNIGKTKVVPEAEAAADYVKSTERLAAHADYLVVNVSSPNTPGLRNLQATESLRPLLTAVREAADRTVTTRRVPLLVKIAPDLADEDVDAVADLAVELGLDGIIATNTTIAREGLGLTSGPELVGETGGLSGAPLKERSLAVLSRLYARVGDRITLVGVGGIENAEDAWQRILAGATLVQGYSAFIYEGPFYARAIHKGLAARLAASPYATLAEAVGAETRKKAAP; translated from the coding sequence ATGTACAAGCTCTTCTTCCGGCTGATCTTCCAGCGGATGGACCCCGAGCAGGCCCACTACGCCGCCTTCCGCTGGATCCGCCTCGCCGCCCGGATCCCCGTCCTGCGCACCTACGTCGCCGCCGCCCTCGCCCCCCGCTACGAGGAACTGCGCACCGAGGCCCTCGGCCTGCGGATGCACGGCCCCTTCGGGCTCGCCGCCGGCTTCGACAAGAACGCCGTCGCGATCGACGGCATGGCGATGCTCGGCTTCGACCACATCGAGATCGGCACCGTCACCGGCGAACCGCAGCCCGGCAACCCCGCGAAGCGCCTCTTCCGGCTGGTCGCCGACCGTGCGCTGATCAACCGCATGGGCTTCAACAACGAGGGCTCCGCCGCCGTCGCCGCCCGCCTCGCCGCCCGCAACCCGGTCTTCCGCACCACCGTCGGCGTCAACATCGGCAAGACCAAGGTCGTCCCGGAGGCCGAGGCCGCCGCCGACTACGTGAAGTCCACCGAGCGGCTGGCCGCCCACGCCGACTACCTGGTCGTCAACGTCTCCTCGCCCAACACCCCCGGCCTGCGGAACCTCCAGGCCACCGAGTCGCTGCGCCCGCTCCTCACCGCGGTCCGTGAGGCCGCCGACCGCACCGTCACCACCCGGCGCGTCCCGCTGCTCGTCAAGATCGCCCCGGACCTCGCGGACGAGGACGTCGACGCGGTCGCGGACCTCGCCGTGGAACTGGGCCTGGACGGCATCATCGCCACCAACACCACCATCGCCCGCGAGGGTCTGGGCCTGACGTCCGGCCCGGAGCTGGTGGGGGAGACCGGCGGACTCTCCGGCGCGCCCCTCAAGGAGCGCTCCCTGGCGGTCCTGAGCCGTCTGTACGCCCGCGTGGGGGACCGGATCACGCTCGTCGGCGTCGGGGGCATCGAGAACGCCGAGGACGCCTGGCAGCGCATCCTCGCCGGAGCCACCCTCGTCCAGGGCTACAGCGCCTTCATCTACGAGGGCCCCTTCTACGCCCGCGCGATCCACAAGGGCCTCGCCGCCCGGCTCGCCGCCTCCCCGTACGCCACCCTCGCCGAGGCCGTCGGCGCCGAGACCCGGAAGAAGGCCGCCCCGTGA
- the carB gene encoding carbamoyl-phosphate synthase large subunit: MPKRSDIQSVLVIGSGPIVIGQAAEFDYSGTQACRVLKAEGLRVILVNSNPATIMTDPEIADATYVEPITPEFVEKIIAKERPDALLPTLGGQTALNTAISMHENGVLEKYGVELIGANVEAINKGEDRDLFKGVVEAVKEKTGYGESARSVICHSMDDVLAGVDTLGGYPVVVRPSFTMGGAGSGFAHDEEELRRIAGQGLTLSPTTEVLLEESILGWKEYELELMRDRNDNVVVVCSIENFDPMGVHTGDSITVAPAMTLTDREYQRLRDVGIAIIREVGVDTGGCNIQFAIDPADGRVIVIEMNPRVSRSSALASKATGFPIAKIAAKLAVGYTLDEIPNDITEKTPASFEPTLDYVVVKAPRFAFEKFPSADSTLTTTMKSVGEAMAIGRNFTEALQKALRSLEKKGSQFAFTGPVGDKAELLAEAVRPTDGRINTVMQAIRAGATQEEVFDATKIDPWFVDQLFLIKEIADELASAERLDADLLAEAKRHGFSDAQIGEIRGLREDVVREVRHALGIRPVYKTVDTCAAEFAAKTPYFYSSYDEESEVAPRTKPAVIILGSGPNRIGQGIEFDYSCVHASFALSDAGYETVMVNCNPETVSTDYDTSDRLYFEPLTLEDVLEIVHAESLAGPIAGVIVQLGGQTPLGLSQALKDNGVPVVGTSPEAIHAAEDRGAFGRVLAEAGLPAPKHGTATTFGEAKAIADEIGYPVLVRPSYVLGGRGMEIVYDETRLASYISESTEISPTRPVLVDRFLDDAIEIDVDALYDGHELYLGGVMEHIEEAGIHSGDSACALPPITLGGFDIKRLRASTEGIAKGVGVLGLINIQFALSGDILYVLEANPRASRTVPFTSKATAVPLAKAAARISLGATIAELREEGLLPRTGDGGTLPLDAPISVKEAVMPWSRFRDIHGRGVDTVLGPEMRSTGEVMGIDSVFGTAYAKSQAGAYGPLPTKGRAFISVANRDKRSMIFPARELVAHGFELLATSGTAEVLKRNGINATVVRKQSEGAGPNGEKTIVQLIHDGEVDLIVNTPYGTGGRLDGYEIRTAAVARSVPCLTTVQALAAAVQGIDALNHGDVGVRSLQEHAEHLTAARD, from the coding sequence GTGCCTAAGCGCTCCGATATCCAGTCCGTCCTGGTCATCGGCTCCGGTCCGATCGTCATCGGCCAGGCCGCCGAGTTCGACTACTCCGGCACCCAGGCGTGCCGCGTCCTCAAGGCCGAGGGCCTGCGCGTCATCCTGGTGAACTCCAACCCGGCGACGATCATGACCGACCCGGAGATCGCCGACGCCACCTACGTCGAGCCGATCACCCCCGAGTTCGTCGAGAAGATCATCGCCAAGGAGCGCCCCGACGCGCTCCTGCCCACCCTCGGCGGCCAGACCGCGCTGAACACCGCGATCTCCATGCACGAGAACGGTGTGCTGGAGAAGTACGGCGTCGAGCTGATCGGCGCCAACGTCGAGGCGATCAACAAGGGCGAGGACCGCGACCTCTTCAAGGGCGTCGTCGAGGCCGTCAAGGAGAAGACCGGCTACGGCGAGTCCGCCCGCTCGGTCATCTGCCACTCCATGGACGACGTGCTCGCCGGCGTCGACACCCTCGGCGGCTACCCCGTCGTCGTCCGCCCCTCCTTCACCATGGGCGGCGCCGGCTCCGGCTTCGCCCACGACGAGGAGGAGCTGCGCCGCATCGCCGGACAGGGCCTCACGCTCTCCCCGACCACCGAGGTGCTCCTGGAGGAGTCCATCCTCGGCTGGAAGGAGTACGAGCTGGAGCTGATGCGCGACCGGAACGACAACGTCGTGGTCGTCTGCTCCATCGAGAACTTCGACCCGATGGGCGTCCACACCGGCGACTCCATCACCGTCGCCCCGGCCATGACGCTCACCGACCGCGAGTACCAGCGGCTGCGCGACGTCGGCATCGCGATCATCCGCGAGGTCGGCGTCGACACCGGCGGCTGCAACATCCAGTTCGCCATCGACCCCGCCGACGGCCGGGTCATCGTCATCGAGATGAACCCGCGCGTCTCCCGCTCCTCGGCGCTCGCCTCCAAGGCCACCGGCTTCCCGATCGCCAAGATCGCCGCCAAGCTGGCCGTGGGCTACACCCTGGACGAGATCCCCAACGACATCACCGAGAAGACGCCGGCCTCCTTCGAGCCGACCCTCGACTACGTCGTCGTCAAGGCCCCGCGCTTCGCCTTCGAGAAGTTCCCCTCCGCCGACTCCACCCTCACCACCACGATGAAGTCGGTCGGCGAGGCCATGGCGATCGGCCGGAACTTCACCGAGGCCCTCCAGAAGGCCCTGCGCTCACTGGAGAAGAAGGGCTCGCAGTTCGCCTTCACCGGCCCGGTCGGTGACAAGGCCGAACTGCTCGCGGAAGCGGTCCGCCCGACCGACGGCCGCATCAACACCGTCATGCAGGCCATCCGTGCCGGTGCCACCCAGGAGGAGGTCTTCGACGCCACGAAGATCGACCCCTGGTTCGTCGACCAGCTCTTCCTGATCAAGGAGATCGCCGACGAGCTGGCCTCCGCCGAGCGCCTGGACGCCGACCTGCTCGCCGAGGCCAAGCGGCACGGCTTCTCCGACGCCCAGATCGGTGAGATCCGCGGGCTGCGCGAGGACGTCGTCCGCGAGGTCCGGCACGCGCTCGGCATCCGCCCGGTCTACAAGACGGTCGACACCTGCGCCGCCGAGTTCGCCGCGAAGACGCCGTACTTCTACTCCTCCTACGACGAGGAGAGCGAGGTCGCGCCCCGCACCAAGCCGGCCGTGATCATCCTCGGCTCGGGCCCCAACCGCATCGGCCAGGGCATCGAGTTCGACTACTCCTGCGTGCACGCCTCCTTCGCCCTGAGCGACGCCGGCTACGAGACCGTCATGGTCAACTGCAACCCCGAGACCGTCTCCACCGACTACGACACCTCCGACCGGCTCTACTTCGAGCCGCTCACCCTGGAGGACGTCCTGGAGATCGTGCACGCCGAATCGCTGGCGGGGCCGATCGCCGGCGTCATCGTGCAGCTCGGCGGCCAGACCCCGCTCGGCCTCTCCCAGGCGCTCAAGGACAACGGCGTGCCCGTCGTCGGCACCTCCCCGGAGGCCATCCACGCCGCCGAGGACCGCGGCGCCTTCGGCCGGGTCCTCGCCGAGGCCGGACTGCCCGCCCCCAAGCACGGCACCGCCACCACCTTCGGCGAGGCCAAGGCCATCGCCGACGAGATCGGCTACCCCGTCCTCGTACGGCCGTCCTACGTCCTCGGCGGACGCGGCATGGAGATCGTGTACGACGAGACGCGCCTGGCCTCGTACATCTCCGAGTCCACCGAGATCAGCCCCACCCGGCCGGTCCTGGTCGACCGCTTCCTCGACGACGCCATCGAGATCGACGTGGACGCCCTCTACGACGGCCACGAGCTCTACCTCGGCGGCGTCATGGAGCACATCGAGGAGGCCGGCATCCACTCCGGCGACTCGGCCTGCGCCCTGCCCCCGATCACCCTCGGCGGCTTCGACATCAAGCGGCTGCGCGCCTCGACCGAGGGCATCGCCAAGGGCGTCGGCGTGCTCGGGCTGATCAACATCCAGTTCGCGCTCTCCGGCGACATCCTCTACGTCCTGGAGGCCAACCCGCGCGCCTCCCGCACGGTCCCCTTCACCTCGAAGGCGACCGCCGTCCCGCTCGCCAAGGCCGCCGCCCGCATCTCGCTGGGCGCGACCATCGCCGAGCTGCGCGAGGAGGGCCTGCTGCCGAGGACCGGCGACGGCGGCACCCTGCCGCTGGACGCGCCGATCTCCGTCAAGGAGGCCGTGATGCCGTGGTCGCGCTTCCGCGACATCCACGGCCGGGGCGTCGACACGGTCCTCGGCCCGGAGATGCGCTCCACCGGCGAGGTCATGGGCATCGACTCGGTCTTCGGCACGGCGTACGCCAAGTCGCAGGCCGGCGCCTACGGCCCGCTGCCGACCAAGGGCCGCGCGTTCATCTCGGTCGCCAACCGGGACAAGCGCTCGATGATCTTCCCGGCCCGCGAGCTGGTCGCCCACGGCTTCGAGCTGCTGGCCACCTCCGGCACCGCGGAGGTCCTCAAGCGCAACGGCATCAACGCCACCGTCGTGCGCAAGCAGTCCGAGGGCGCCGGGCCGAACGGCGAGAAGACCATCGTCCAGCTCATCCACGACGGCGAGGTCGACCTCATCGTCAACACGCCGTACGGCACCGGCGGCCGGCTCGACGGGTACGAGATCCGCACCGCGGCCGTGGCCCGTTCCGTACCGTGCCTGACCACGGTCCAGGCGCTCGCCGCCGCCGTCCAGGGCATCGACGCCCTCAACCACGGCGACGTCGGGGTCCGTTCCCTCCAGGAACACGCGGAACACTTGACCGCGGCACGCGACTAG
- the pyrF gene encoding orotidine-5'-phosphate decarboxylase: protein MTPEPFGARLRHAMDTRGPLCVGIDPHASLLTSWGLDDDIAGLERFTRTVVEALAERVAVLKPQSAFFERFGSRGVAVLEKAVEEARSAGALVLMDAKRGDIGSTMGAYAATYLDKDSPLFSDAVTVSPYLGFGSLRPALDAAAVSGAGVFVLALTSNPEGAEVQRATAADGRSLAQLMLDHMAAENAGATPLGSVGAVVGATLGDAGVNLAINGPLLAPGIGAQGATPADLPAVFGDAVGNVVPSVSRGVLRHGPDVSGLREAAERFAEEVRDAVSGS, encoded by the coding sequence GTGACCCCCGAACCCTTCGGCGCCCGGCTGCGTCACGCCATGGATACCCGCGGGCCGCTCTGCGTCGGCATCGACCCGCACGCCTCGCTGCTCACCTCCTGGGGCCTGGACGACGACATCGCCGGTCTGGAGCGCTTCACCCGGACCGTCGTGGAGGCGCTGGCCGAGCGGGTCGCCGTCCTCAAGCCGCAGTCCGCGTTCTTCGAGCGCTTCGGCTCGCGCGGCGTCGCCGTCCTGGAGAAGGCCGTCGAGGAGGCGCGGTCGGCCGGCGCGCTCGTCCTGATGGACGCCAAGCGCGGCGACATCGGCTCCACCATGGGGGCGTACGCGGCGACCTACCTGGACAAGGACTCGCCGCTCTTCTCGGACGCGGTCACCGTCTCGCCGTACCTGGGCTTCGGCTCGCTGCGCCCGGCGCTGGACGCCGCGGCCGTCTCGGGCGCGGGCGTCTTCGTCCTCGCCCTCACCTCCAACCCGGAGGGCGCCGAGGTCCAGCGGGCCACCGCGGCCGACGGCCGTTCGCTCGCCCAGCTGATGCTCGACCACATGGCCGCCGAGAACGCCGGGGCGACCCCGCTCGGCTCGGTCGGCGCGGTGGTCGGCGCGACGCTCGGCGACGCCGGGGTGAACCTGGCGATCAACGGTCCGCTCCTCGCGCCCGGCATCGGGGCCCAGGGAGCGACCCCCGCGGACCTCCCGGCGGTCTTCGGCGACGCGGTCGGAAACGTGGTGCCCAGCGTGAGCCGGGGCGTGCTCCGCCACGGACCGGACGTGTCCGGGCTGCGCGAAGCCGCCGAACGGTTCGCGGAAGAGGTCCGTGACGCCGTGTCCGGCAGTTGA
- a CDS encoding integration host factor — MALPPLTPEQRAAALEKAAAARRERAEVKNRLKHSGASLHEVIKQGQENDVIGKMKVSALLESLPGVGKVRAKQIMERLGISESRRVRGLGSNQIASLEREFGGSPA, encoded by the coding sequence GTGGCTCTTCCGCCCCTTACCCCTGAACAGCGCGCAGCCGCGCTCGAAAAGGCCGCCGCGGCTCGCCGGGAGCGGGCCGAGGTCAAGAATCGACTCAAGCACTCCGGCGCCTCCCTCCACGAGGTCATCAAGCAGGGCCAGGAGAACGACGTCATCGGGAAGATGAAGGTCTCCGCACTGCTGGAATCCCTGCCCGGCGTCGGCAAGGTCCGCGCCAAGCAGATCATGGAGCGTCTCGGCATCTCCGAGAGCCGCCGGGTCAGGGGTCTTGGCTCCAACCAGATCGCATCCCTGGAGCGTGAGTTCGGCGGCAGCCCCGCCTGA
- the carA gene encoding glutamine-hydrolyzing carbamoyl-phosphate synthase small subunit: MTISTRGARTPAVLVLEDGRAFRGRAYGAVGETFGEAVFSTGMTGYQETLTDPSYHRQVVVMTAPHVGNTGVNDEDPESGRIWVSGYVVRDPARKPSNWRSQRTLDEELAAQGVVGISGVDTRALTRHLRERGAMRVGIFSGEAIPDEGTLLAKVRQAPEMTGADLSAEVATKESYVVPAIGTKKFTVAAIDLGIKGMTPHRMAQRGIEVHVLPATATLEDVYAVEPDGVFFSNGPGDPSTADHPVALMRGVLERSTPLFGICFGNQILGRALGFGTYKLKYGHRGINQPVQDRTTGKVEVTAHNHGFAVDAPLEKVSDTEFGRAEVSHVCLNDQVVEGLQLLDRPAFSVQYHPEAAAGPHDAAYLFDRFVSLMEGQRA; the protein is encoded by the coding sequence ATGACGATCTCCACCCGGGGGGCCCGGACCCCCGCCGTACTCGTCCTGGAGGACGGCCGCGCCTTCCGCGGCCGCGCCTACGGGGCCGTGGGGGAGACCTTCGGCGAGGCGGTGTTCTCCACCGGCATGACCGGCTACCAGGAGACGCTGACCGACCCCTCGTACCACCGCCAGGTCGTCGTCATGACGGCCCCGCACGTCGGCAACACCGGCGTCAACGACGAGGACCCCGAGTCGGGCCGCATCTGGGTCTCCGGCTACGTCGTCCGCGACCCCGCCCGCAAGCCCTCCAACTGGCGCTCGCAGCGCACGCTCGACGAGGAGCTCGCGGCCCAGGGCGTCGTCGGCATCAGCGGCGTCGACACCCGCGCCCTCACCCGCCACCTGCGCGAGCGCGGCGCGATGCGCGTCGGGATCTTCTCCGGCGAGGCGATCCCCGACGAGGGCACCCTGCTGGCCAAGGTCCGCCAGGCCCCCGAGATGACCGGCGCCGACCTCTCCGCCGAGGTGGCCACCAAGGAGAGCTACGTCGTCCCCGCGATCGGCACGAAGAAGTTCACCGTCGCCGCGATCGACCTCGGCATCAAGGGCATGACCCCGCACCGGATGGCCCAGCGCGGCATCGAGGTCCACGTGCTGCCCGCCACCGCCACCCTGGAGGACGTGTACGCGGTGGAGCCGGACGGCGTCTTCTTCTCCAACGGCCCCGGCGATCCCTCCACCGCCGACCACCCGGTCGCCCTCATGCGCGGTGTCCTGGAGCGCTCCACCCCCCTCTTCGGCATCTGCTTCGGCAACCAGATCCTCGGCCGCGCCCTCGGCTTCGGCACCTACAAGCTGAAGTACGGCCACCGTGGCATCAACCAGCCGGTGCAGGACCGCACCACCGGCAAGGTCGAGGTCACCGCGCACAACCACGGCTTCGCCGTGGACGCCCCGCTGGAGAAGGTCTCCGACACGGAGTTCGGCCGCGCCGAGGTCTCCCACGTCTGCCTGAACGACCAGGTCGTCGAGGGGCTCCAGCTCCTGGACCGGCCCGCGTTCAGCGTCCAGTACCACCCCGAGGCGGCCGCCGGCCCGCACGACGCCGCGTACCTCTTCGACCGCTTCGTTTCCCTGATGGAGGGCCAGCGTGCCTAA
- the pyrR gene encoding bifunctional pyr operon transcriptional regulator/uracil phosphoribosyltransferase PyrR produces MDAQPDGTGNAARPVLEAPDIARVLTRIAHEIVERAKGADDVVLLGIPTRGVFLARRLADKLEQITGRKTPVGSLDITMYRDDLRLRPARALARTDIPGEGIEGSLVVLVDDVLFSGRTIRAALDALGDIGRPRAVQLAVLVDRGHRELPIRADYVGKNLPTSLRETVKVQLAEEDGRDAVLLGVKQATPADPR; encoded by the coding sequence ATGGACGCACAGCCCGACGGCACCGGCAACGCGGCGCGCCCCGTTCTCGAGGCCCCCGACATCGCCCGTGTTCTCACCCGTATCGCCCACGAGATCGTCGAACGCGCCAAGGGCGCCGACGACGTGGTGCTGCTCGGCATCCCGACGCGAGGCGTCTTCCTCGCCCGCCGGCTGGCCGACAAGCTCGAACAGATCACCGGCCGGAAGACTCCGGTCGGATCGCTCGACATCACCATGTACCGCGACGACCTGAGGCTCCGCCCGGCGCGTGCCCTGGCCCGCACCGACATCCCCGGCGAGGGGATCGAGGGCAGCCTGGTCGTCCTGGTCGACGATGTGCTCTTCTCCGGCCGCACGATCCGCGCCGCCCTCGACGCGCTCGGCGACATCGGCCGCCCCCGTGCCGTGCAGCTCGCGGTTCTCGTCGACCGCGGCCACCGGGAACTCCCGATCCGCGCGGACTACGTCGGCAAGAACCTCCCCACGTCGCTGCGGGAGACGGTCAAGGTCCAGCTCGCCGAGGAGGACGGCCGCGACGCCGTGCTGCTCGGCGTCAAGCAGGCCACCCCCGCGGACCCGCGGTAG